The following proteins are encoded in a genomic region of Gemmatimonadaceae bacterium:
- a CDS encoding DUF3300 domain-containing protein: MKKILSAAVSLGTASALAFSLIMAPVATAAAQDPTLAPMPASYQPLSADQLDNLVAPVALYADPLLAQVLLAATFPEQIQEAAQYVRANGTDGIDDQYWDVSVKAVAHYPTILNMMDQKIDWTSALGQAYAGQSSDVMQAVQYMRGLAQQEGNLQNTPQQQVVTNDGNISIWPAQPSVIYVPVYDPAVVFYRPMYLSAGFNSFFSFGIGYPIGAWLMYDWDWPARRIVYTGWRGGGWIARSRPYVRLTGVYVNPGYGHVRYGDGRGRDAGRYAVPVSHGVLVKGMGYREGQMAGADGRQRGLVTRAPAPGRVSVYTQPPNQGRTARRSDGYYQAPAVQPRSYRYAQPPMVRPRPYGGNSRPAVVQPRSYGGYSQRPMVQPRRAAHAPSAAPRGRPGPAPSGGGRTAHRGGHGH; this comes from the coding sequence ATGAAGAAAATCTTGTCTGCTGCAGTGTCGCTCGGCACGGCGTCGGCTCTGGCGTTCAGTCTGATCATGGCGCCGGTGGCGACTGCCGCGGCGCAGGATCCGACGCTCGCGCCCATGCCGGCTTCCTACCAGCCGCTGAGCGCCGACCAGTTGGACAATCTGGTGGCCCCGGTGGCGCTGTACGCCGATCCGTTGCTCGCTCAGGTGTTGCTCGCGGCCACGTTTCCCGAGCAGATCCAGGAGGCGGCGCAGTACGTACGCGCCAACGGGACCGACGGAATCGACGATCAGTACTGGGACGTGAGCGTGAAGGCCGTGGCGCACTATCCCACGATTCTCAACATGATGGACCAGAAGATCGATTGGACGTCGGCGCTCGGACAGGCGTACGCCGGGCAGTCCAGCGACGTGATGCAAGCCGTGCAGTACATGCGCGGGTTGGCCCAGCAGGAGGGGAACCTGCAGAACACGCCGCAGCAGCAGGTGGTGACCAACGACGGCAACATCAGCATCTGGCCGGCCCAGCCGTCGGTTATATATGTTCCTGTATACGATCCGGCGGTGGTGTTCTACCGCCCGATGTATCTGAGCGCCGGGTTCAATTCCTTCTTCAGCTTCGGCATCGGCTATCCGATCGGCGCCTGGCTGATGTACGACTGGGATTGGCCGGCGCGGCGGATCGTGTACACGGGCTGGCGGGGTGGCGGGTGGATCGCGCGGTCGCGCCCGTACGTGCGGCTCACGGGTGTGTACGTGAACCCCGGATATGGCCACGTGCGCTACGGCGATGGCCGTGGGCGCGACGCCGGCCGGTATGCGGTGCCGGTCAGCCACGGCGTGCTGGTCAAGGGCATGGGCTACCGTGAAGGTCAGATGGCGGGCGCCGACGGCCGTCAGCGCGGTCTCGTGACCCGCGCGCCGGCCCCGGGGCGGGTGTCGGTGTACACCCAGCCGCCCAATCAGGGACGGACGGCCCGCCGGTCCGACGGCTATTACCAGGCGCCGGCGGTGCAGCCGCGGTCGTACCGGTACGCCCAACCGCCGATGGTGCGGCCGCGTCCGTACGGCGGCAATTCACGGCCGGCGGTGGTCCAGCCGCGCTCGTACGGCGGGTACTCGCAGCGGCCGATGGTGCAGCCACGGCGTGCAGCGCACGCCCCATCTGCGGCTCCTCGCGGGCGGCCAGGGCCTGCGCCGTCCGGTGGCGGCCGTACCGCGCATCGCGGCGGCCACGGCCACTGA
- a CDS encoding ATP-binding cassette domain-containing protein, which produces MSLLSLERVTKRFDGITAVDDVSFTVDRGQVVGFLGPNGAGKSTTMRMITQIFEPDAGEIRLDGVPLAEAGRDAKRRIGFLPENNPLYVEMLVAEYLDFVGRLRGLVGAERARATDEAVTSTGIEPVFNRPIGELSKGYKQRVGLAAAILHRPDLLILDEPTEGLDPNQRVEIRHLIGHLGRERTVMLSTHVLPEVQHTCSRLLIINKGRLVADGSVDELVTRATAGVRIGVEARGANAESRLAALPGVRTVEVQDADDGRWRAQVSASSETDLRPRIFEMAKTEGWTLYELHQDTGSLEDLFRQLTGVSDAAAGVAEESGT; this is translated from the coding sequence ATGTCGCTTCTTTCCCTGGAGCGCGTCACCAAGCGCTTTGACGGAATCACCGCGGTGGACGACGTATCGTTTACCGTAGATCGCGGCCAGGTGGTCGGCTTTCTGGGGCCCAACGGGGCCGGCAAGTCCACCACCATGCGCATGATCACGCAGATCTTCGAGCCCGACGCCGGAGAGATTCGCCTGGACGGCGTGCCGCTCGCCGAAGCCGGGCGCGACGCCAAGCGGCGCATCGGATTTCTGCCCGAGAACAATCCGCTGTACGTCGAGATGCTCGTAGCCGAGTACCTCGATTTCGTGGGCCGGTTGCGCGGGCTGGTGGGCGCGGAGCGTGCTCGGGCCACCGACGAGGCGGTGACGTCGACGGGTATCGAGCCGGTGTTCAACCGGCCGATCGGCGAGCTCTCCAAGGGCTACAAGCAGCGGGTGGGGCTGGCGGCGGCGATCCTGCACCGTCCGGACCTGCTGATTCTCGACGAGCCCACCGAAGGGCTCGATCCGAATCAACGCGTGGAGATTCGCCATCTGATCGGACACCTCGGGCGCGAGCGCACCGTGATGTTGTCCACGCACGTGCTGCCCGAAGTACAGCATACGTGTTCTCGGCTACTGATCATCAACAAGGGGCGGCTGGTAGCGGACGGGTCGGTGGACGAACTCGTGACGCGCGCCACGGCGGGTGTCCGGATCGGCGTCGAAGCGCGCGGCGCGAACGCCGAGTCGCGGCTGGCGGCGCTGCCCGGCGTGCGGACCGTGGAAGTGCAGGACGCGGACGACGGCCGGTGGCGGGCGCAGGTGTCGGCATCGTCGGAGACCGACCTGCGCCCCCGCATCTTCGAGATGGCGAAGACCGAGGGGTGGACGCTCTACGAACTCCACCAGGACACGGGGAGTCTGGAAGATCTGTTCCGTCAGTTGACGGGCGTTTCCGACGCGGCCGCCGGCGTGGCCGAGGAGTCCGGCACATGA
- a CDS encoding acyl-CoA dehydrogenase family protein: MTATSAPAAGPSGKAAQPHLAAPDVNPSFTRGVFLGEIHEDLVFPFPALSAEEKESLDAILGTFRAFAADHIDSAKFDHDSHFPDEMLEGLHELGLMGLSIPEAYGGFGASAKVHNRVFGEIGGTDPALTVYFGAHQSIGCKGIVLFGTEAQKQKYLPRCASGEWVAGFCLTEPGSGSDAQAMKTTAVLSADGSHYLLNGQKMWISNAGYADIFTVFAKVAVEIDGKQKQRVTAFVVDAHAPGVRLGKLEQKMGIKASDTRGVFFENVKVPVDDRLGTVGQGFHVALEVLNSGRLGLAAGSARGARRIMREAIKYANERQQFGKSIGSFEMIRKKIAINAVETYATDSAVQLAGGMMDRGGVDFSLETAACKVYASELAFRAANDAMQIAGGIGYSKEFPYEQAVRDSRINLIFEGTNEILRALIALMGLQQPGEKLKALGKAFKDPLHSLGSISHYLSDRAKRQITKPSFTKVHPTLAKEADQVAELVHNFALSVESVIVKHGKNVLDRQYLQERMANAAIDIFFATAVLSRVTWEIERAGGPDTDGARPHVDMARIFVPMAFRRARRNIRGLRRNQDARVDAIAARSLETGELGLEAATDE; this comes from the coding sequence ATGACTGCCACCTCGGCACCGGCTGCCGGCCCGTCCGGCAAAGCCGCCCAGCCTCATCTCGCCGCGCCCGACGTCAATCCGTCGTTCACGCGCGGCGTGTTCCTCGGCGAGATCCACGAAGACCTCGTCTTTCCGTTCCCGGCGCTGAGCGCCGAAGAAAAGGAATCGCTGGACGCGATCCTCGGCACCTTCCGGGCGTTCGCGGCCGATCATATCGATTCTGCAAAATTCGACCACGACAGTCACTTCCCCGACGAGATGCTCGAGGGGTTGCACGAGCTCGGACTGATGGGGCTGAGCATTCCCGAGGCCTACGGCGGCTTCGGCGCCAGCGCCAAGGTGCACAACCGGGTTTTCGGAGAGATCGGCGGCACCGACCCCGCGCTCACGGTGTACTTCGGTGCGCACCAGTCCATCGGATGCAAGGGGATCGTGTTGTTCGGCACCGAGGCGCAGAAGCAGAAATACCTGCCCAGATGCGCGAGCGGCGAATGGGTGGCCGGCTTCTGTCTCACCGAACCGGGCTCTGGCTCCGATGCGCAGGCCATGAAGACCACTGCCGTGTTGAGTGCCGATGGGTCGCACTACCTGCTCAACGGCCAGAAGATGTGGATCTCGAATGCCGGCTACGCCGACATCTTCACCGTGTTCGCCAAGGTGGCCGTCGAGATCGACGGCAAGCAGAAGCAGCGCGTGACGGCGTTCGTCGTGGACGCGCACGCGCCGGGCGTCCGGCTGGGCAAGCTCGAACAGAAGATGGGCATCAAGGCGAGCGACACGCGCGGCGTGTTTTTCGAGAACGTGAAGGTGCCGGTGGACGACCGCCTGGGCACCGTGGGGCAGGGTTTCCACGTGGCGCTCGAGGTGCTCAACTCCGGACGCCTGGGTCTCGCCGCCGGCTCGGCGCGTGGGGCGCGGCGCATCATGCGCGAAGCGATCAAGTACGCCAATGAACGGCAGCAGTTCGGGAAGTCCATCGGGTCGTTCGAGATGATCCGCAAGAAGATCGCCATCAACGCGGTGGAGACGTACGCCACCGACTCGGCGGTGCAGCTGGCCGGCGGAATGATGGACCGCGGCGGCGTCGACTTCTCGCTCGAGACCGCGGCGTGCAAAGTGTACGCCAGCGAACTCGCCTTCCGCGCCGCCAACGACGCCATGCAGATTGCCGGCGGCATCGGCTACTCCAAGGAGTTCCCGTATGAGCAGGCGGTGCGCGATTCGCGCATCAACCTGATCTTCGAGGGCACCAACGAAATCCTGCGGGCGCTGATCGCCCTCATGGGGCTGCAGCAGCCGGGTGAGAAGCTCAAAGCGCTGGGCAAAGCGTTCAAGGATCCGCTCCACTCGCTGGGTTCGATCAGCCATTACCTCTCCGACCGCGCCAAGCGGCAGATCACGAAGCCGAGCTTCACCAAAGTGCATCCCACGCTGGCCAAGGAGGCCGATCAGGTGGCCGAACTGGTGCACAACTTCGCGCTGAGTGTGGAGAGCGTGATCGTGAAGCACGGCAAGAACGTTCTCGACCGCCAGTATCTCCAGGAACGGATGGCCAACGCGGCCATCGACATTTTCTTCGCGACCGCGGTGCTGTCGCGCGTCACGTGGGAGATCGAACGGGCAGGCGGTCCCGACACCGATGGAGCCAGACCGCACGTGGACATGGCGCGGATCTTCGTGCCCATGGCTTTCCGGCGCGCTCGCCGGAACATCCGGGGCCTGCGGCGCAACCAGGACGCTCGTGTGGACGCGATTGCCGCCCGGAGTCTGGAAACGGGGGAGCTGGGGCTGGAGGCCGCCACCGACGAGTGA
- the msrA gene encoding peptide-methionine (S)-S-oxide reductase MsrA → MTRTTPPAVLLAGALILMLSAASCRVASAAVTIPDPLVDAPLTPASGQRVAVFAGGCFWGIQAVFEHVKGVISATAGYTGGHVANPDYEMVSSGTSGHAESVKIVFDPSKITYGRLLQVFFAVAHDPTELDRQGPDVGTQYRSAIFVTNANQQRIADAYIAQLTAAKVFGRPIVTQVAPFTAFYDAEAYHQDYARNHPDNAYIVINDAPKVVNLKRELPELYSATPARP, encoded by the coding sequence GTGACCAGAACCACGCCCCCCGCCGTACTTCTTGCCGGAGCCTTGATTCTCATGCTCAGCGCCGCTTCCTGCCGCGTGGCCAGCGCCGCCGTCACCATCCCCGATCCCCTCGTCGATGCGCCCCTCACCCCCGCGTCCGGCCAGCGGGTGGCCGTGTTCGCGGGCGGCTGCTTCTGGGGCATCCAGGCGGTGTTCGAGCACGTGAAGGGCGTGATCAGCGCCACCGCGGGCTACACGGGCGGCCACGTGGCGAACCCCGACTACGAGATGGTGAGCAGCGGCACCTCGGGCCACGCCGAGTCGGTAAAGATCGTGTTCGACCCATCCAAGATCACATATGGGCGGCTGCTCCAGGTGTTCTTCGCGGTGGCGCACGATCCCACCGAGCTCGACCGCCAGGGGCCCGACGTCGGCACGCAGTATCGTTCGGCGATCTTCGTCACCAACGCCAACCAGCAACGCATCGCCGACGCGTACATCGCGCAGTTGACGGCGGCCAAGGTGTTTGGCCGGCCGATCGTCACGCAGGTCGCTCCGTTCACGGCGTTCTACGACGCCGAGGCATACCACCAGGATTACGCCCGCAACCACCCGGACAACGCGTACATCGTGATCAACGACGCGCCCAAGGTGGTGAATCTCAAACGGGAGTTGCCTGAGCTCTACAGCGCCACGCCGGCCCGCCCGTGA
- a CDS encoding aminotransferase class I/II-fold pyridoxal phosphate-dependent enzyme, producing the protein MSLSRRAFLASVGAGSAGVMLRPIISARGAEALLALGRPEPGDPPAWSVPPASLVRIDSNENPNGPGDRVFAAVRDSFGVANRYPRGEERAALDAIAAARGVKVENLMLGCGSTEILRVATAAFAGPGRALVQGSPTFEVMGRFAPTVNAPVRNVPVDAKLRLDLDAMASAAKGAGVVYLCNPNNPTATVLGAAAVRQFVEQVAAASPATVVLIDEAYHEYVDDPSYATAIPLALENPNVVVARTFSKVYGMAGLRLGYAIARPETLKRMRPWLLETNTNQPALAGATVTVADTGRIADEQRLNRSARAFTLDFFRNAGYATSDSQANFVMVDIRRDVKTFKAECLKQGVSLGRPFPPLNTHLRVSIGTMAEMQRAVEVIRGALA; encoded by the coding sequence ATGTCGCTCTCCCGTCGCGCCTTTCTCGCCTCCGTGGGCGCCGGCAGCGCCGGCGTCATGTTGCGGCCCATCATCTCGGCGCGCGGCGCCGAAGCACTCCTCGCGCTCGGCCGCCCCGAACCCGGCGACCCGCCCGCGTGGAGCGTCCCGCCGGCCAGCCTCGTCCGCATCGACAGCAACGAGAATCCAAACGGGCCCGGTGATCGTGTATTCGCCGCCGTACGCGATTCGTTCGGCGTGGCCAACCGCTATCCACGCGGAGAGGAGCGGGCGGCCCTCGATGCGATCGCGGCGGCGCGCGGCGTGAAGGTCGAGAACCTCATGCTGGGCTGCGGCTCCACGGAGATTCTGCGCGTGGCGACGGCGGCGTTCGCCGGACCGGGGCGCGCGCTCGTCCAGGGCTCACCCACGTTCGAGGTCATGGGGCGGTTCGCGCCGACGGTGAACGCGCCGGTTCGCAACGTGCCCGTGGACGCCAAGCTACGGCTCGATCTGGACGCCATGGCGAGCGCCGCCAAGGGCGCCGGCGTGGTGTATCTGTGCAATCCGAACAATCCCACGGCCACGGTGCTCGGGGCGGCCGCCGTGCGGCAGTTCGTGGAGCAGGTGGCGGCCGCCTCGCCCGCCACGGTCGTGCTGATCGACGAGGCGTACCACGAGTACGTGGACGATCCATCGTACGCCACGGCCATCCCGCTGGCGCTCGAGAACCCGAACGTCGTCGTCGCCCGCACCTTCTCCAAGGTGTACGGGATGGCGGGGCTACGCCTCGGATACGCCATCGCCCGGCCGGAAACGCTCAAACGCATGCGCCCCTGGCTGCTCGAGACCAACACCAACCAGCCGGCGCTGGCCGGCGCGACGGTCACGGTGGCCGACACCGGACGGATTGCGGACGAGCAGCGGCTCAACCGCAGCGCGCGCGCGTTCACCCTCGACTTCTTCCGCAACGCCGGCTATGCCACCAGCGATTCGCAGGCCAACTTCGTGATGGTGGACATCCGGCGCGACGTGAAGACCTTCAAGGCCGAATGCCTCAAGCAGGGCGTGTCGCTCGGGCGGCCATTCCCGCCGCTGAACACGCACCTGCGGGTGTCCATCGGGACCATGGCCGAGATGCAGCGGGCGGTCGAGGTGATCCGGGGCGCGCTGGCGTAG
- a CDS encoding DUF4340 domain-containing protein, giving the protein MSTKQLLRLVIILVVLLGVWGVMVLTRRPSHDRDVRLAFPSIDTATVDTVAITAHGDTALLVRAAGRQWMVNGYPAAKTNVRQMLYALRDTSNRLIVVAQSPAAEASLGVTADSGQRVRIVAGGRTVLDWTTGHQTDDYAGLYVRPTAGDAVYAMHGTLVGSFGHKLDEWRDRTIVALAREGVQRVDVEHGRDKYSVIRGPKAWMVGQATADSAVAARLVNQLNPLTAQAFATPAQAAAANFGHPTARVRVFGPTGALLADILFDSTKAGVWARADSGRTVYQVGDWVLATLAPTERTLRAGVPRAR; this is encoded by the coding sequence ATGAGCACCAAACAACTGCTGCGGTTGGTCATCATCTTGGTGGTGCTGCTGGGTGTGTGGGGGGTGATGGTGCTGACGCGCCGTCCCTCGCACGACCGCGACGTGCGACTCGCCTTCCCATCCATCGATACCGCGACGGTGGACACGGTGGCGATCACGGCACACGGCGATACCGCGCTGCTCGTGCGCGCAGCCGGCCGCCAGTGGATGGTGAACGGGTACCCGGCCGCGAAGACCAACGTGCGGCAGATGCTGTACGCGCTCCGGGACACCAGCAACCGCCTGATCGTCGTGGCCCAGAGCCCGGCGGCCGAAGCCTCACTCGGGGTGACGGCCGATAGCGGGCAACGGGTGCGGATCGTGGCCGGTGGGCGCACGGTGCTCGATTGGACGACGGGGCACCAGACCGACGACTACGCCGGGCTGTACGTCCGGCCGACGGCGGGCGACGCGGTGTACGCCATGCACGGCACGCTGGTGGGATCGTTCGGCCACAAGCTGGACGAATGGCGCGACCGGACGATCGTCGCCCTGGCGCGCGAGGGCGTGCAGCGGGTGGACGTGGAGCACGGCCGCGATAAGTATTCCGTCATACGCGGACCCAAGGCGTGGATGGTGGGCCAGGCGACGGCCGACTCCGCGGTGGCGGCCCGGCTGGTCAATCAGCTGAATCCGCTCACGGCCCAGGCCTTCGCCACGCCGGCGCAGGCTGCCGCGGCGAATTTCGGCCACCCGACGGCGCGGGTGCGGGTGTTCGGGCCGACGGGAGCGCTGCTGGCCGACATCCTGTTCGATTCCACGAAGGCCGGCGTGTGGGCCCGGGCCGATTCCGGCCGCACGGTCTACCAGGTCGGGGACTGGGTGCTGGCCACCCTCGCTCCCACCGAACGCACGCTCCGGGCGGGCGTGCCGAGAGCTCGCTAG
- a CDS encoding ABC transporter permease: protein MNDIHGVLAIWYREYKVFLREKSRIVASIVTPVLWLFIFGGGLGSSVSIPGTNYEAFIYPGILAQSVLFSSIFFGVYIVWDRKVDFLKEVLVAPVSRSAIFVGKVVGGATDSMIQVVILLVLGLVLSGSGAITGLHMDAVRLLLALLVLAMTTVAFVSVGLIIGSMMESPEGFQLVSSFVVFPLFFLSGALFPIDKLPVWLAPFTLLDPLTYGVDALRGVLLDTSHFPVALDLGVMAAFTVLVIAAGTYAFERMKV from the coding sequence ATGAACGACATCCATGGGGTGCTCGCCATCTGGTACCGGGAATACAAGGTCTTCCTGCGCGAGAAGTCGCGCATCGTGGCATCGATCGTCACGCCGGTGCTGTGGCTGTTCATCTTCGGCGGCGGGCTGGGGAGCAGCGTGTCCATTCCGGGCACCAACTACGAGGCGTTCATCTATCCGGGCATTCTCGCCCAGTCGGTCCTGTTCTCGTCCATCTTCTTCGGCGTGTACATCGTGTGGGACCGCAAGGTGGACTTCCTCAAGGAAGTGCTCGTGGCCCCCGTGTCGCGCTCGGCGATCTTCGTGGGCAAGGTGGTGGGGGGCGCCACCGACTCGATGATCCAGGTGGTGATCCTGCTCGTGCTGGGGCTCGTGCTGAGCGGGTCGGGCGCGATCACGGGGCTCCACATGGATGCCGTCCGCCTGCTGCTGGCGCTGCTGGTGCTCGCGATGACCACTGTGGCATTCGTGAGTGTGGGGCTGATCATCGGCTCGATGATGGAGAGTCCCGAGGGATTCCAGCTCGTGTCGAGCTTCGTGGTGTTTCCGCTGTTCTTTCTCTCGGGCGCACTCTTTCCCATCGACAAGCTGCCGGTGTGGCTTGCGCCGTTCACGCTGCTCGACCCGCTCACCTACGGCGTGGACGCGCTGCGCGGCGTGCTGCTCGACACGTCGCACTTTCCCGTGGCATTGGATCTGGGCGTGATGGCGGCGTTCACCGTGCTCGTGATCGCGGCCGGCACCTACGCGTTCGAGCGGATGAAGGTCTAG
- a CDS encoding Gldg family protein has protein sequence MIGRIWTIARREVKALFDHPTGYVLLVVFLAGNAFMYFRQTYLDGEATLRPMLELLPWLFLFFVPAVAMRTLAEDNRSGVLEVVLTQPVSELELLLGKFAGAVIFLWIGLALTLPIPFALTLGATLQWGPIVAQYVGAALLALGLVGVGVWASSVARSQITAFILGVAVMFVLILFGLDPLIVGLPPTLGTIAANLGVLSHFQNMGRGVIDLRDAIYFLSLAGVFLALAYGTLLGRKLAPGRAARRRLVVGVALAVATLVVVNLMGSHINGRLDLTPGHMYTLSSGTKQIVDALPDVVTIKEFASDALPTQVALTKRDVDDLLRDLRSAAHGKIRVEERDPSADTAAANDAQRLGVRPVQFNVVGRSSLQVKQGYFGLAIQYEGRKQAIGYVNETDDLEYQLATAIQSLTRPSKPAIALYDMATGPGVTFQILKTQLDKSYDVRALTLADTTQPAADVKTAVIIGGPDSVPPPVRARFAAMFQRGGSALFLVNGMHPSTQEPVAYTRPVGWNQVIAPFGVSVVPDLAYDLVSSELVPMPSPAGQVLSRYPLFIDAHTSGQSVVNRQIDNVLLTWASTVDTTAKSPYERTPLYVTTRDAGILTGTASISPGRDFPQDSLGVRLLGVQAEARSPADSAAARGRVIVVGTSNIVADRIVPHAPQNMDFVLNAVDWLAQDAALISIRSKNRALPKLAFTSDATRNGVKYLNLIVVPLLVGVAGLFTLARRRRKTREPYRPLRAAGEGAV, from the coding sequence ATGATCGGGCGCATCTGGACGATTGCCCGCCGCGAAGTGAAGGCGCTGTTCGATCATCCCACGGGCTACGTACTGCTGGTCGTGTTCCTGGCCGGCAACGCGTTCATGTACTTCCGCCAGACGTATCTGGACGGCGAGGCGACGCTGAGGCCGATGCTCGAGCTGCTGCCGTGGCTGTTCCTGTTCTTCGTGCCGGCGGTGGCGATGCGGACGCTGGCCGAGGACAACCGGAGCGGCGTCCTTGAAGTGGTGCTCACGCAGCCGGTGAGCGAACTCGAGCTGCTCCTCGGGAAGTTCGCGGGGGCGGTGATTTTTCTGTGGATCGGCCTGGCCCTCACGCTGCCCATTCCGTTCGCGTTGACGCTCGGCGCCACGCTGCAGTGGGGGCCGATCGTGGCGCAGTATGTGGGCGCCGCACTGCTCGCCCTGGGGCTGGTGGGTGTGGGGGTGTGGGCATCGAGTGTGGCGCGCAGCCAGATCACGGCGTTCATCCTCGGCGTGGCCGTGATGTTCGTGCTCATTCTGTTCGGGCTCGATCCGCTGATCGTCGGGCTGCCGCCCACGCTGGGCACGATCGCGGCCAACCTGGGAGTGTTGTCGCACTTCCAGAACATGGGCCGTGGCGTGATCGACCTGCGCGACGCGATCTACTTTCTGTCGCTCGCCGGCGTCTTTCTGGCGCTGGCGTACGGTACGCTGCTGGGACGAAAGCTGGCGCCCGGCCGTGCGGCGCGGCGGCGTCTGGTGGTCGGCGTGGCGCTGGCCGTGGCCACGCTGGTCGTGGTGAATCTGATGGGCAGCCACATCAATGGCCGGCTCGATCTCACGCCCGGGCACATGTACACGTTGTCATCGGGCACGAAGCAGATCGTGGACGCGTTGCCCGATGTCGTGACGATCAAGGAGTTCGCGTCGGATGCCCTTCCGACCCAGGTGGCGCTCACCAAGCGCGACGTGGACGATCTGCTGCGCGATCTGCGGTCCGCGGCCCATGGCAAGATCCGGGTGGAGGAGCGCGATCCGAGCGCCGACACCGCGGCGGCCAACGATGCCCAGCGGCTTGGCGTCCGGCCCGTGCAGTTCAACGTCGTCGGTCGTTCCTCGTTACAGGTCAAGCAGGGGTACTTCGGGCTCGCCATCCAGTACGAGGGCCGCAAGCAGGCCATCGGGTACGTGAACGAGACCGATGATCTCGAGTACCAACTGGCCACCGCCATCCAGTCGCTGACGCGGCCCTCCAAGCCGGCGATCGCGCTGTACGACATGGCCACCGGACCAGGCGTGACCTTCCAGATCCTCAAGACCCAGCTGGACAAGTCGTACGACGTGCGCGCCCTGACGCTGGCCGACACCACGCAGCCGGCGGCCGACGTGAAGACGGCGGTGATCATCGGCGGGCCCGATTCGGTGCCGCCCCCGGTGCGCGCGCGATTTGCGGCGATGTTCCAACGCGGGGGCAGCGCGCTGTTCCTGGTGAACGGCATGCATCCATCGACGCAGGAGCCGGTTGCCTACACGAGGCCCGTGGGGTGGAACCAGGTGATCGCGCCATTCGGCGTGTCGGTGGTGCCCGATCTGGCGTACGATCTCGTGTCCAGCGAACTCGTGCCGATGCCGTCGCCCGCCGGCCAGGTCCTGTCGCGATATCCGCTGTTCATCGACGCGCACACGAGCGGGCAGTCGGTGGTGAACCGGCAGATCGACAACGTCCTGCTGACGTGGGCGAGCACGGTGGACACCACGGCCAAGTCGCCGTACGAGCGCACGCCGTTGTACGTGACCACGCGCGACGCCGGGATCCTCACCGGCACGGCGTCGATCAGTCCGGGACGCGACTTCCCGCAGGACAGTCTGGGCGTGCGGCTGTTGGGCGTGCAGGCGGAGGCGCGCTCGCCGGCGGACAGCGCCGCGGCGCGCGGCCGCGTGATCGTGGTCGGAACCTCGAACATCGTGGCCGACCGGATCGTGCCCCATGCGCCGCAGAACATGGACTTCGTGCTCAACGCGGTAGACTGGCTGGCGCAGGATGCCGCGCTCATCTCCATCCGGTCCAAGAACCGGGCGCTGCCCAAGCTCGCGTTCACCAGCGATGCCACGCGGAACGGCGTGAAGTATCTGAACCTGATCGTGGTGCCGCTGCTGGTGGGCGTGGCGGGGTTGTTCACCCTGGCGCGCCGGCGCCGCAAGACCCGCGAGCCGTACCGGCCGCTGCGCGCGGCGGGGGAGGGCGCCGTATGA